Sequence from the Pseudomonadota bacterium genome:
GATAAATATTTTAGATGCCCTTGCGGCATCGGCTGTTTTTGTTATAGGGGAAGGAGATGAGCAAACACCTTTGGCCCTTATTCAAAAAGCTCCAAAAATTTCTTTTTTAGATCGACCTCCCACCTCGCAAGAAGAACAGAGCATAAAAATTTCTCTTGAAGAAGATCTCTATGCTCCTCTTTTCCAATCCGTAAAGTGGTTAAAAGTTAAACATAATTTCTAAAATCTTTAGCATTCTAATGATCTTTGGAGAATTCTTTCTCTTCCATAAGATCTTGAACTTCCTTAGAAGCAAGCCCTGTGACTTCGATAATTATTTCAATATTCATCTTTTTTTGAATCATCCTTCGGGCAATTTTAATTTTTTCTTCATGTTTTCCTTCAGCTCTTCCTTCAGCTCTTCCTTCAGCTCTTCCTTCAGCTCTTCCTTC
This genomic interval carries:
- a CDS encoding transposase, whose protein sequence is EGRAEGRAEGRAEGRAEGKHEEKIKIARRMIQKKMNIEIIIEVTGLASKEVQDLMEEKEFSKDH